accaccgacgtcgacgcagccttccgatgtctcggtaccgacgatgcagagggtcgaagcctcgatgccgaggtcgaagacttcgatgctgtcgacgccgatgcactcgatacgtcctgtgctgttgtcgacgaagagcccgagaacaaaacgttccactgggccaatctcgctacctgagtcctcttttgtaaaagaacacaaagactgcaggcctgcgggcggtgcccagcccccagacactgaagacacgaagtgtgcctatcagtgagcgagattacccgggcgcactgggtgcacttcttgaagccgctgggagacttcgatgacaggggcggaaaaatcacgccggcgaaatcaaaattcgcgatgatgacgaaaggcaccaaaaataagggagagaaaacccgtaccgaggccaaaaaggccgatcccgaaagcgaaaggcaACTTACGCTGGGGGAAAAACTGGACACACGGTTAGGGACAAGACCgaaaggtctctcttttttttttttcagtgaaatcgcgaagacgcacgagggtcaacttgaggggcacgaaacggcggcaaaacacgaccgtccccagcgcggacaaaagaagactgacgaacacgagccagttcgagcgggaagacggctgcgcatgcgcgcacgcgagagctagcaaaggcctttgctagtgaagtttccgattggaggggctgccgaggacgtcacccatcagtaagaacaagcagcctgtttgtcctctgagaatatacTTTATCCTGCAAAAGCAGAGTACTGTTTACTACATTTTAAGCCTTTGGGGTGAAATTGAAACATTACAAAAAAAGGCAACTTGTTTATTTACAGCTGGCAACACTGCTTTAGGAGTGGCGTGGAAAACAGCCCTACACACCAACTATGGATGTGGTATTTCACAAGATGGACTACATATATCAGATGACTAAGTTGATAGCAATTCAAAATGGTCAAGCGATTGCTTTCCATAAAACCTGGGACATTTATCACAACTGGAGGGCacatgcctagtggttagagcatcagtcttggcatccagatgtgatgggttcaaatcccattgctgctccttctgatcttgggcaagtcactggaccCCCAGGTACCAACttagtgtgagccctccaagtacagggaaatacccaccttgagctactactgaaaagatgtgagcaaaatccaaataaataaatatgattttttttttctttttgagcaCTACCTGGAGTCGATTTAGGAATTGAGAATTAATGGTGGCTTTGTGCCCCTGCCTGCTCTTGGGAGGGGGATTTATATATGTTGATGCTTAGATTTGACATTTGCTGTTTTGTAATGTTCTTGTTTTCAAATAAAAGCTTttgagaacagaaaaaaaaaacaactctgggGCATCCCATCCTGCAGAGATAAGGGCCTGACGAGTTGGAAATGCTGTAGGTGGCTTCCTAAGCCCCTACGATGGGATCCCCCACCATCTGAGCCAGGGCTGATGGCACAGGAATTTTTAATGCTTCCAAGGGCAGGATATTAACTGCATTACGTTACTCCTTTCTAAAAGAGAATTATAACTGAACGATTGTCCTCTTCTCCCACTGGAATGTCACTGTCTCCaaagcctccccctccccaggaacAATAGTCTAGAGACTAGAGAGGCCACCACAGAAGTCAGTTCTCCCGAGCATCTTTCTGGCAGACCGTGCTCCCAGGGGCATAAGCTGAGAAGGTTAACATCTCTGATGTTACTGAAGAAAGTCTTTGTGTAACAATAAGGCAAACTCTGGAAGGAAAGGCTCCTCTGATCCTTGCAACCCACAAAATATCTGCCAGTGAGGAATTCAAAGCTCCCTGCACCTACAGAATAATGTGAGAGACCAATAAACACACCTCTGAGAGAATCATGAGACAGAACCCTTCTCCATATGAGGAGCCAGAGAACCAAAGGGGTCTCGCTGGGACTCGAGGAAGAAGTttttccctgctcaaagaacatGATACTGTCTTGCACATCAGACAAAAGCCCAACATAGGAGGGCACCCGCCACACTGGGAACCTAAGAGTCCTTGCAAACAAACTACTGGCAAAAACAAGTAGGTCACAATAGAGCCACTGCTCCCAGCACTAAAAGAACCTCGCCAGCAGCTCCCCTGAGCTGTGGGGAAAATATGGTAATCTGATCCCCAAGTGAAGTACAGCTTAGCTCTGCCAGCTTCAGAGAGAATAAGAGAGAGAACCCTGAGAGTGGTATTCCCCTCTTAGAAAGATTTCCTGTCAGGAAGCCTCCCTCACTCTACTGGGACACAGTTCTCCGACTGAGCCAGAAGCTTGACTAGAACAGTCCAGAAGCTATACTGCAACTGTCACCAtctgctgagagagagaaaaattctgCTGAACAATGCCTTTATAGAACTGAACAAACAACACTGCATTCTCTGTTCCATCTGCCAATGAATTGGTACAGACCACAAGCCCTGAATTGGTCTGGTGAGGGTGctaaagaaaacctttttttttttttttgcctcgccCATCCCTAATGGCTATGACAACCCAACTCTTACAGAATGGAAGCAGTACCACATACTTTTCCCATCTTTGTTCATATAATACCTGACCAAATCTTTTCTGTGACAAACACAGCCCAAGATAGTACACACATGCAATTCAAATTTTGAAATCAGCGACAACTCTTTTAAAAACCACTGTATTTAAATAACCTATTGGGTTGCTCTACATTTCAGATACACATATAGATTCCTTTTCTGTAAATCTTTCTTAACAATCTCCCATAAGTCACCAATATGGAAGCATATTttacatattttaatttttccATCCTCTTCCTCAAGTTCTCCATACTGTATAGATTCCTCTTTAATAGTTGTCAAAAGAACTAAGCATGAAGTatgtatataaatattttattttacaaaaaggagaaaaagcatAGCATATTATGACTCAATGCATTTTTGCTCTAGTGGTTGCAGACGTCGTCGAATTACTAATTCTCCAGTGCTCTTCAGGTAAGTGTCTGACATTTCTTCTTCTGTTGGAATACCATGTGGCAGTTTCAATGGTTGTATTCTACAGACATAAGAAACAGACAATAAAAATGCAGACAGAAGCAAAACAGTTTTAACAATTTGGTTGAATTAAGAAACCGTTAACAAACCTGATCAAATGTTTAATCTGTTTCAGCTTTGAATTAACAGAAGGGATATTCTTGTGCACCACTGGTTGATGTGCCTAGATGTAATACAAAAATAATTCAGAAACATTAAAAGAAGCTATTTGTAAACAATGATGTGCAATATAAAAATTGCAGAGATGCCATctaatttaaacaaaaattaaaaaaaacttttcactTAAACAATACTCTACTGAAGAAAAAACAAGTTAAGATTCATACTTTATCTAATCCAAGGTCGTGTACgatttttttttcccaataaGGACGACTAATTACAGTCTTAATTCTGGTAATGAGATGCATTTTATGAGGTTGCTGTGGATCGCCTCCATACTTTGCATGATCAGAAGGGTGAGGCTGGAACACCTGCAAGCAAAAAACAATTCACACAGCCATTTGTAAATATCCACAATTACCAGTACTTCAagacttttaggggtccttttactaaggtacgcgaatggatttagcgtgcactaaataagacacccaaaggaatataatgggtatcttagCATTTCACACATGCTAAATCCgttagtgcacattagtaaaaagaccccctagatTCTTAtaaaaacccattaaaaaaaaaaaaaaagaaaagacgacGACATGTTCAAGAAATTTGAAAAATGCAACATCCAGAGCCGAGGCACAAATGTACTGAAAttttcagcagacaaaataagtaCACGCTAAAACTGATccaagaaccgacaagagggggagccattttagatctagtccttggtggcgtgcagggcataatATGAGAGGTAACTATGTTGAGTCccttgggaaacagtgatcataacatgatcacgtttgagctactatctggaatgaagctgcaaaggaaatctactgtagcagcatttaattttcgaaagggcaactataataaaatgaggaaaatggttaaaaagaagctaaaaagatcagctgcaaaggttgggacactaaatcaggaatggacgttgtttaaaaatactatttTTGATATTATTGTATATTGGAGATTGCAATGTTTAGTGATGTTTAATATTCTGATCACATCAGCTGTAGCAGGACACATCCCAAGTGGTCTGTAGTGCAGTCTCTGCAAAATTATGAAGTGATAAAAATTAGGTTTAATAATTGAAGTGAGATGATCTGAGCTGGCAGTCACAGGACAGTGAGACATGACACAGTCAGTCTCATTACAGAGCTCAGAGGACAGGAACTGTGTCATATAACAAATGACACACAGGTAGTACCTTAAAGAAAAATGAATTTAAGCCATGGTCTTTCAAGGACTGGGGTCCACTTTGTCACATGCATGTCCTTGAAAGTTAAGTCTAAAAACACTAATGAGTTTATTGAGGACTCTACCAGACTATGGGGtgttttcactaaagcttagcacaaatTTAGAGTGCTCTAACGGAATTGATATGCACTAAATGGCAAgtatattttatacctatgggcttcgtagcatttagcgcactaattccattagcatgtgctaagcttttgtACATGGGCCCCTAACACAGCTACCCCTTTGAAAGCAAATAAGTTTACAGGGTCAGCagtttcagtggaggagtggcctagtggttagggtggtggactttggtcctggggaactgaggaactgagtttgattcccacttcaggcacaggcagctccttgtgactctgggcaagtcacttaaccctccattgccccatgtaagccgcattgagcctgccatgagtgggaaagcgcggggtacaaatgtaacaaaaaaataaataaatgtgtgttaaTTTCCATGTAAAACTGTGTTAAATTTCTTTTTCTATAGAAAgctactgcatagaaaaatggccTATAAAACCAAGAAAGTGTTTTTGTAATAGTTTGTATAATCCTTACTTTTTGGAAAATCTTAAACTTTAATAATTGATTGATGCCATTGCTTCAAAATGACACATTCTGAGTGTGGAATAATTTATTATGTACAatgtgattctttttttttttttttttaatctttgaggGGCTTTAGGAATACAAATAACTGCTCAAAACTGGCGAATGCCGTTAcgttaccatgtaagccacattgagtctgcaaataggtgggaaaatgtgggatacaaatgaaacaaataaataaaaattttggaagcccagaccagatgcattccatgtatttacaaaggtggaaagaagagaaaacgacagccagcataaaAAAGTGACGCGAAAGAGTCTACTACAGCCAAAAGAATggacttagtgtgcactaaacaagacacccataggaatataatgggtatcttagCATTTCACACATGCTAAatccgttagtgcaccttagtaaaaaggccccttagattcttaTAAGAatcaaagaatgaaaaattgatccaaatgaagaaaataagaagcaacataagcactggaaaatcagatgcaaagcactgataaagaaggcttaaagaaaatatgaagagaaacatgctgcagaggctaaaactcacagtaacaactttttcaggtacatcagaagcagaaagcctgcacggGAAACCACGGAACTGTTAGATCATAAAGAAGCACTCAggcaggacaaggccatagtggagaaactggatgaattctttgcttcattctttatggaagatgtaagagatctaccaatACCTTctggttttcaaaggtgatgatgaGGAGGAACTGAAAACAATCTTGGTGAATCTGGAAGACGTACCGAGCCAAATCAActataaagagtagtaaatcacctggaccggatggcatacatccaagggtactgaaagaactcaaggatgaaattgctgatctgctgttagtaatatgtaacctgtcattaaaatcatccgtagtacctgaagattggagggtggtcaatgtaacgccgatttttaaaaagggttcaaggggtgatccgggaaattacaggctggtaagcctgacatcaatgCCAGGTAGAACAGTGGAAAGtatttttgcttcatttctttgaaggcattaataaacgtggataaatctgagccagttgatgcagtgtatctagattttcagaaagcttctgacaaagttcctcatgagaggctcctgagaaaattagagagtcataggataggaggcactatccttctgtggattaggaattgttattcttgacacactgtcctcatttggattccagggccccgtcctctcctggttctccttgtatctttcccaacgcaccttcagagtattttctaatggctcttcttccacccccatcccgctctctgttggggttcctcaaggatctgtccttggaccgcttcttttctcaatatacacctcttccctgggctcactgatctcatcacatggtttccagtaccatctctatgccgatgacacccagctctacctctccactcccaacatcacagtcgaaacccaggccaaagtctcggcctgcctctcagatatcgccgcctggatgtccaaccgtcatctgaaactgaacatggcaaagactgagctccttgtcttcccacccaaaccctcctctcctcttcccccactctctgtctctgttgacaacgccctcatcctccccatctcgtcagcccgcaatcggagtcattttcgactcctccctctccttctctgcccatatccagcagacagctaagacctg
This portion of the Microcaecilia unicolor chromosome 4, aMicUni1.1, whole genome shotgun sequence genome encodes:
- the MRPL30 gene encoding 39S ribosomal protein L30, mitochondrial, which translates into the protein MAALNRIVQLHTVGLKNLQEHGVVPLTWTGWIRSKYTKPHVPDEVFQPHPSDHAKYGGDPQQPHKMHLITRIKTVISRPYWEKKIVHDLGLDKAHQPVVHKNIPSVNSKLKQIKHLIRIQPLKLPHGIPTEEEMSDTYLKSTGELVIRRRLQPLEQKCIES